The following are encoded together in the Culex pipiens pallens isolate TS chromosome 1, TS_CPP_V2, whole genome shotgun sequence genome:
- the LOC120417703 gene encoding lymphokine-activated killer T-cell-originated protein kinase homolog — protein sequence METPLKNKVLTKLQQGEPFQTPVAAADRSSRHITSVTRLPASPFLQKLGFGTGVEVLRIKRSPTKNSSKSPWAIKMLSRRNNAEQASLFGDRLTEEANILKTLSHPNIVGYRGFDTLEAGKEYIAMEYCNTSLGDLLEKRYNDGLGPLEAPKIQRMAVDILRALDYLHTDALILHGDLKSFNVLVKGEFEACKLCDFGVSLPLNKDGFLDTEKKADAQYVGTGIWSAPEVLEEDVSLISSKADIFSFGLVIYETISLLPPHTFAGMKDESIASSADYAIMKSIIRGGAAANRKLDVSEVIVLDDETEDEKDVSVAAATTTKRKLDVEPESTSEPAQKKPAPEPDSTTADGSIISVADETIDESAITIDDDDEDEGDSEESEDEIEEGDEGDYLDYGRLGTRPAIPDGINLSEDYNFILEVFYVCTQEDYEARPSARSLLDAWEKKNAGAEGAQEAPSAD from the exons atggaaaccCCCCTCAAGAACAAAGTGCTCACCAAGCTGCAGCAGGGCGAACCGTTCCAGACGCCGGTGGCCGCCGCGGACCGCTCGAGCCGGCACATTACGAGCGTGACGCGCCTTCCGGCGTCCCCGTTCCTGCAGAAGCTTGGCTTCGGAACCGGCGTCGAGGTGCTGCGGATCAAGCGGTCGCCGACGAAAAACTCGTCCAAATCGCCGTGGGCCATCAAGATGCTGTCGCGGCGGAACAACGCCGAGCAGGCCAGTCTGTTTGGGGATCGGTTGACCGAGGAGGCCAACATATTGAA aacctTGAGCCACCCGAACATTGTCGGATATCGGGGCTTCGACACGCTGGAGGCCGGCAAGGAGTACATCGCGATGGAGTACTGCAACACGTCGCTCGGGGATCTGCTGGAGAAGCGGTACAACGACGGGTTGGGTCCGCTTGAGGCGCCCAAGATCCAACGGATGGCGGTGGACATTCTGCGGGCGCTCGATTACCTCCACACGGACGCGCTGATCCTGCACGGAGACCTCAAGTCGTTCAACGTGCTCGTGAAGGGGGAGTTTGAGGCCTGCAAGCTGTGCGACTTTGGCGTGAGTTTGCCGCTCAACAAGGACGGCTTTCTGGACACGGAGAAGAAGGCGGACGCGCAGTACGTCGGGACGGGCATTTGGAGCGCGCCGGAGGTGCTCGAGGAGGACGTGTCGCTGATCAGCTCCAAGGCGGACATCTTCAGCTTTGGGTTGGTGATTTACGAGACGATTTCGCTGCTGCCGCCGCACACGTTCGCCGGCATGAAGGACGAAAGCATCGCCAGCTCGGCGGATTACGCCATCATGAAGTCGATCATCCGGGGCGGCGCCGCCGCCAACCGCAAGCTGGACGTCAGCGAGGTGATCGTGCTGGACGACGAGACGGAGGACGAAAAGGACGTTTCGGTGGCAGCAGCGACGACGACCAAGCGAAAGCTCGACGTCGAACCGGAATCCACCTCCGAACCAGCCCAGAAGAAGCCCGCACCGGAACCGGACTCCACCACCGCCGACGGCTCAATTATCTCCGTCGCGGACGAAACGATAGACGAAAGCGCCATCACcatcgacgatgacgacgaggacgaggGCGATTCCGAAGAGTCGGAGGACGAAATCGAGGAGGGTGACGAGGGGGACTACCTGGACTACGGACGGTTGGGGACGCGGCCGGCGATCCCGGACGGGATTAATCTTTCCGAAGATTACAACTTTATTCTGGAGGTGTTTTACGTGTGCACGCAGGAGGATTACGAGGCGAGGCCGTCGGCGCGGTCACTGTTGGACGCGTGGGAGAAGAAAAACGCGGGCGCCGAAGGCGCCCAAGAGGCTCCGAGTGCGGATTAG
- the LOC120417706 gene encoding deubiquitinase OTUD6B, with translation MADAAARPEVDAPTEDEETLTARHRKEKKELQAKIQSLKKAKVDKKKKKELQDEIVQLEADLEARHADELNRLNALKISVEEPAAPAVNGEEGEEPVKMSKAQRRREKKSQEDKERQAQIKAEEAANRGSSPRVLEDRKIAELLAARGLASFPVAADGDCLYNAVKHQLQSRLGAYEYETGDLRQMAADYIEDNKESIICYMTNPDTGDILGEDEFRKYCHQVRNTKSWGGEIEVKALSSGLKCPIEIIQASGTSPVHGEGEDPARKLVLTYHRHMYRLGEHYNSTVDAVAVGKDAEQDGEEDDG, from the coding sequence ATGGCCGACGCTGCCGCCCGTCCGGAGGTCGACGCTCCCACCGAGGACGAAGAAACCCTGACGGCACGCCACCGCAAGGAGAAGAAGGAACTGCAGGCAAAGATCCAGTCGCTCAAAAAGGCCAAAGTGgacaaaaagaaaaagaaggaaCTGCAGGACGAGATCGTCCAGCTGGAGGCGGACCTGGAAGCCCGGCACGCCGACGAGTTGAACCGGTTGAATGCGTTGAAGATTAGTGTGGAGGAGCCGGCTGCGCCGGCAGTTAATGGTGAGGAGGGGGAAGAGCCGGTGAAGATGTCCAAGGCCCAGCGAAGGCGCGAGAAGAAATCCCAGGAGGATAAGGAACGGCAGGCGCAGATTAAGGCGGAGGAGGCCGCGAATCGTGGCAGTTCGCCGAGGGTGTTGGAGGATCGGAAGATTGCGGAGTTGCTGGCGGCGCGCGGGTTGGCGAGTTTTCCGGTGGCCGCCGATGGGGATTGTTTGTACAACGCGGTCAAGCACCAGCTGCAGTCGAGGTTGGGCGCGTACGAGTACGAGACGGGGGATTTGCGCCAGATGGCGGCGGATTACATCGAGGACAACAAGGAATCGATCATATGTTACATGACCAATCCGGACACGGGGGATATTTTGGGGGAGGACGAGTTCCGGAAGTACTGCCACCAGGTGCGGAACACCAAGTCTTGGGGCGGGGAGATCGAGGTGAAGGCCCTGTCGAGCGGGTTGAAGTGTCCGATTGAGATTATTCAGGCCAGCGGGACGTCGCCGGTGCACGGAGAGGGGGAAGATCCGGCGCGAAAGCTGGTGCTGACGTATCACCGGCACATGTACCGGCTGGGGGAGCATTACAACTCGACGGTCGATGCGGTGGCTGTTGGGAAGGATGCGGAACAAGATGGCGAGGAGGACGACGGATGA